Proteins from a single region of Chaetodon trifascialis isolate fChaTrf1 chromosome 10, fChaTrf1.hap1, whole genome shotgun sequence:
- the fbxo31 gene encoding F-box only protein 31 isoform X1 — protein MAVCARLCGVGQSRRCRRRQRQNQQDQGSDSDMDEEEEERIVGQRQSDVGGGGPESGVATAGPSDAGEYGSGHVNRGGCGGPSNTGPPHPQSLADLPPELLVEILSLLPGTALPNVALVCKKFKQILSTETIWRRRCIEEFGMKDDLRKMEVGGVSSQDLYVKLLHPYRHILGLWQPDIGPYGGLLNVVVDGLFIIGWMYLPPHDPRVEDPMRRRPLFRIHMWESKKATVECMYGHKGPHKGDIQTVKKDEFSTKCNQTDHHRMPGGRQEEFRTWLEEEWGRTLEEIFHEHMQELILMKFIYTSQYDNCLTYRRIYLPPPMPSDLLQPGLFKGTYGSHGLEIVMLSFHETFARATKLTGDPNVPAGQLTLDVDLSRPVVLPDLEQQRNIEELSRLVLGIQEEVQREAEQQAKDTSATVRGAAKGACGSSSAAEGMEADHGASSDSCLPGPSSSTTSPPEAQPFILPLEVTARNEVYPRTCRECFYGTGLIAGHGFTSPERTPGLFVLFDQDRFGFIWLELKSFSLYSRLTDHLAHAHAPNMERFEAMLRNMQSWTS, from the exons ATGGCTGTTTGTGCCAGGCTCTGCGGAGTGGGTCAGTCGCGGAGGTGCAGGAGGCGACAGCGGCAAAACCAGCAGGATCAGGGGAGCGATTCCGACatggacgaggaggaagaggagcggaTCGTGGGCCAAAGGCAAAGCGACGTCGGCGGCGGAGGCCCGGAAAGCGGCGTCGCCACTGCAGGGCCGAGTGACGCTGGTGAATATGGCAGCGGTCATGTCAACAGAGGAGGCTGCGGGGGGCCCTCAAACACGGGACCCCCGCACCCTCAGTCATTAGCGGATTTACCGCCGGAGCTGCTGGTGGAAATCTTGTCGCTGCTTCCCGGAACAGCACTGCCAAATGTCGCCCTCGTCTGCAAGAAATTCAAACAGATCCTGAGCACTGAAACCATCTGGAGAAGGCGGTGCATTGAAG AGTTTGGAATGAAGGATGATCTGAGGAAAATGGAAGTGGGAGGAGTATCCAGCCAGGACCTCTATGTTAAAC TGCTTCACCCGTACAGACATATCTTGGGCTTGTGGCAGCCTGACATAGGGCCTTATGGTGGATTGCTCAACGTTGTA GTGGATGGACTCTTCATCATTGGCTGGATGTATCTGCCACCTCACGACCCCCGTGTGGAGGATCCCATGAGACGACGGCCGCTCTTCCGTATCCACATGTGGGAGAGCAAAAAAGCCACCGTGGAGTGCATGTATGGACACAAGGGTCCCCACAAAGGAGACATACAG ACTGTGAAGAAGGATGAATTTTCAACAAAATGTAACCAGACTGATCATCACCGCATGCCTGGGGGCAGACAGGAG gAGTTCAGGACATGGTTGGAGGAAGAATGGGGCCGTACACTGGAGGAAATCTTCCATGAACACATGCAGGAGCTCATCCTGATGAAGTTCATTTACACGAGTcaatatga TAACTGCTTGACGTACCGGAGGATCTACCTGCCCCCTCCGATGCCCTCTGACCTGCTGCAGCCGGGCCTCTTCAAAGGCACTTATGGCAGTCACGGCTTGGAAATAGTCATGCTTAGTTTCCACGAGACGTTTGCGAGAGCCACCAAGCTCACT GGGGACCCCAATGTTCCTGCAGGTCAGCTCACTTTGGATGTTGACCTGAGCCGACCTGTGGTCCTCCCAGACTTGGAGCAACAGCGCAACATAGAGGAGCTGTCCCGGCTGGTACTGGGCATACAAGAAGAAgtacagagagaagcagaacaacAGGCGAAGGACACTTCTGCCACAGTCAGAGGCGCAGCAAAGGGGGCCTGTGGTAGTTCTAGTGCAGCAGAAGGGATGGAGGCAGACCACGGTGCCTCTTCAGACAGCTGCCTGCCTggccccagcagcagcaccaccagtcCTCCTGAAGCCCAGCCCTTCATCCTGCCCCTGGAGGTTACGGCTCGAAACGAGGTGTACCCTCGCACCTGCAGGGAATG CTTCTATGGGACAGGCCTGATCGCTGGGCACGGCTTCACAAGTCCAGAGCGCACCCCGGGgctctttgtgctgtttgatcAGGACCGTTTTGGTTTCATCTGGCTGGAGTTGAAGTCTTTCAGTCTGTACAGTCGCCTGACGGACCACCTAGCCCACGCACATGCCCCAAACATGGAGCGATTTGAGGCCATGCTGCGCAACATGCAGTCCTGGACATCCTGA
- the fbxo31 gene encoding F-box only protein 31 isoform X2 has protein sequence MAVCARLCGVGQSRRCRRRQRQNQQDQGSDSDMDEEEEERIVGQRQSDVGGGGPESGVATAGPSDAGEYGSGHVNRGGCGGPSNTGPPHPQSLADLPPELLVEILSLLPGTALPNVALVCKKFKQILSTETIWRRRCIEEFGMKDDLRKMEVGGVSSQDLYVKRVNPRVKSGRFMKLLPDYEHMDYRDVYAHLLHPYRHILGLWQPDIGPYGGLLNVVVDGLFIIGWMYLPPHDPRVEDPMRRRPLFRIHMWESKKATVECMYGHKGPHKGDIQTVKKDEFSTKCNQTDHHRMPGGRQEEFRTWLEEEWGRTLEEIFHEHMQELILMKFIYTSQYDNCLTYRRIYLPPPMPSDLLQPGLFKGTYGSHGLEIVMLSFHETFARATKLTGDPNVPAGQLTLDVDLSRPVVLPDLEQQRNIEELSRLVLGIQEEVQREAEQQAKDTSATVRGAAKGACGSSSAAEGMEADHGASSDSCLPGPSSSTTSPPEAQPFILPLEVTARNEVYPRTCRECFYGTGLIAGHGFTSPERTPGLFVLFDQDRFGFIWLELKSFSLYSRLTDHLAHAHAPNMERFEAMLRNMQSWTS, from the exons ATGGCTGTTTGTGCCAGGCTCTGCGGAGTGGGTCAGTCGCGGAGGTGCAGGAGGCGACAGCGGCAAAACCAGCAGGATCAGGGGAGCGATTCCGACatggacgaggaggaagaggagcggaTCGTGGGCCAAAGGCAAAGCGACGTCGGCGGCGGAGGCCCGGAAAGCGGCGTCGCCACTGCAGGGCCGAGTGACGCTGGTGAATATGGCAGCGGTCATGTCAACAGAGGAGGCTGCGGGGGGCCCTCAAACACGGGACCCCCGCACCCTCAGTCATTAGCGGATTTACCGCCGGAGCTGCTGGTGGAAATCTTGTCGCTGCTTCCCGGAACAGCACTGCCAAATGTCGCCCTCGTCTGCAAGAAATTCAAACAGATCCTGAGCACTGAAACCATCTGGAGAAGGCGGTGCATTGAAG AGTTTGGAATGAAGGATGATCTGAGGAAAATGGAAGTGGGAGGAGTATCCAGCCAGGACCTCTATGTTAAAC GTGTCAACCCACGGGTGAAGTCTGGGCGCTTTATGAAGCTCCTCCCGGACTACGAGCACATGGACTATAGAGACGTGTACGCACACT TGCTTCACCCGTACAGACATATCTTGGGCTTGTGGCAGCCTGACATAGGGCCTTATGGTGGATTGCTCAACGTTGTA GTGGATGGACTCTTCATCATTGGCTGGATGTATCTGCCACCTCACGACCCCCGTGTGGAGGATCCCATGAGACGACGGCCGCTCTTCCGTATCCACATGTGGGAGAGCAAAAAAGCCACCGTGGAGTGCATGTATGGACACAAGGGTCCCCACAAAGGAGACATACAG ACTGTGAAGAAGGATGAATTTTCAACAAAATGTAACCAGACTGATCATCACCGCATGCCTGGGGGCAGACAGGAG gAGTTCAGGACATGGTTGGAGGAAGAATGGGGCCGTACACTGGAGGAAATCTTCCATGAACACATGCAGGAGCTCATCCTGATGAAGTTCATTTACACGAGTcaatatga TAACTGCTTGACGTACCGGAGGATCTACCTGCCCCCTCCGATGCCCTCTGACCTGCTGCAGCCGGGCCTCTTCAAAGGCACTTATGGCAGTCACGGCTTGGAAATAGTCATGCTTAGTTTCCACGAGACGTTTGCGAGAGCCACCAAGCTCACT GGGGACCCCAATGTTCCTGCAGGTCAGCTCACTTTGGATGTTGACCTGAGCCGACCTGTGGTCCTCCCAGACTTGGAGCAACAGCGCAACATAGAGGAGCTGTCCCGGCTGGTACTGGGCATACAAGAAGAAgtacagagagaagcagaacaacAGGCGAAGGACACTTCTGCCACAGTCAGAGGCGCAGCAAAGGGGGCCTGTGGTAGTTCTAGTGCAGCAGAAGGGATGGAGGCAGACCACGGTGCCTCTTCAGACAGCTGCCTGCCTggccccagcagcagcaccaccagtcCTCCTGAAGCCCAGCCCTTCATCCTGCCCCTGGAGGTTACGGCTCGAAACGAGGTGTACCCTCGCACCTGCAGGGAATG CTTCTATGGGACAGGCCTGATCGCTGGGCACGGCTTCACAAGTCCAGAGCGCACCCCGGGgctctttgtgctgtttgatcAGGACCGTTTTGGTTTCATCTGGCTGGAGTTGAAGTCTTTCAGTCTGTACAGTCGCCTGACGGACCACCTAGCCCACGCACATGCCCCAAACATGGAGCGATTTGAGGCCATGCTGCGCAACATGCAGTCCTGGACATCCTGA
- the LOC139337202 gene encoding fatty acyl-CoA hydrolase precursor, medium chain-like: MKFRAEQTFFLLTSVLFLCVAADLHEPEVHTKLGSLRGAYVSVKGKETGVHAYLGIPFAKPPIGPALRLAAPQPVEGWEGMRDATQQPPMCVQNKQLLYNLLDQLGNLLADVQDISEDCLYLNIYTPANRAPNAKLPVMVWIHGGAFTLGSASVYDGSALAAYQDVVVVLIQYRLGLLGFLSTGDEHLSGNFGLLDQIQALRWTQEHIHNFGGDPDLVTVFGESAGGVSVSLLLLSPLSHGLVHRAIAESGTAAMDLLVGNDPLPVTQMIANVSGCSLKSTEKMADCIKNLDISAILTIVQDEKLTYSINVDGHFLRKPVDELFRKHELLTVPFMTGVNDHEGGWLLADFFAPPNWTEGMDREQLMNVISIFFPDPNHAILRDLILDEYVGTGEDRVKNRDGFTELIGDLIFTIPAIKAANAHRDAGASVYLYEYLHPPRFLQAKRPSFVRSDHGDEIFTVLGFCFTTTHVKLPEGACSEEEEQLSKIMMRYWGNFARTGSPNGKGLVHWPKYGAEEGYLEIGAKEQAAGQHLKKDQFVLFTQTLPEKIRQLSEKEHSEL; this comes from the exons ATGAAGTTCCGTGCAGAGCAAACTTTTTTCTTATTGAcgtctgttttatttctctgcgTTGCTGCAGACCTACATG AACCTGAAGTCCACACAAAGCTCGGCAGCCTGAGAGGGGCATATGTGAGTGTAAAGGGGAAGGAGACTGGGGTCCATGCCTACCTGGGTATCCCATTTGCCAAGCCACCCATAGGCCCTGCTCTGAGACTGGCTGCACCTCAACCAGTGGAGGGATGGGAAGGAATGAGGGACGCCACCCAGCAGCCACCCAT gtgtgttcagaATAAACAGCTTCTTTACAATCTACTCGATCAACTGGGCAACCTGTTGGCAGATGTCCAAGACATTTCAGAAGACTGTCTTTACCTCAACATTTACACTCCTGCAAACAGAGCTCCCAATGCCAAGCTCCCA GTCATGGTCTGGATCCATGGTGGAGCATTTACTCTGGGGTCAGCTTCAGTGTATGACGGCTCTGCTCTGGCTGCATACCAGGATGTGGTTGTTGTTCTGATCCAGTACCGCTTGGGACTTCTGGGCTTTCTCAG CACTGGAGACGAGCACTTGTCAGGGAACTTTGGTCTGCTGGACCAGATCCAAGCTTTGAGGTGGACCCAGGAGCACATTCACAACTTTGGAGGAGATCCTGATTTAGTCACTGTATTTGGGGAGTCTGCTGGTGGAGTGAGCGTATCCCTCCTA CTTCTCTCACCACTGTCTCATGGTCTGGTCCACCGTGCCATTGCTGAGAGTGGCACTGCTGCAATGGATTTACTCGTAGGAAATGATCCTCTGCCAGTGACACAG ATGATAGCAAATGTATCTGGCTGTAGCCTCAAAAGCACAGAGAAGATGGCAGATTGCATCAAAAACCTTGATATTAGTGCTATTTTGACTATTGTGCAG GATGAAAAACTGACATATTCCATAAATGTTGATGGACACTTCCTGAGAAAACCTGTGGATGAGCTGTTCCGTAAACATGAACTTCTCACTGTGCCGTTCATGACTGGTGTTAATGATCATGAAGGGGGCTGGTTACTTGCTGAT TTCTTTGCTCCTCCAAATTGGACAGAGGGAATGGATCGGGAGCAGCTCATGAACGTGATTTCCATCTTTTTCCCTGAT CCCAACCATGCAATCTTACGTGATTTGATATTGGATGAATATGTTGGAACCGGTGAAGATCGTGTGAAAAACAGAGATGGGTTCACTGAGTTGATTGGAGATTTGATCTTCACCATTCCAGCCATCAAGGCCGCCAATGCACACAGAG ATGCAGGCGCCTCTGTGTACCTGTACGAGTACCTCCATCCTCCCAGATTCCTGCAGGCAAAAAGGCCAAGCTTTGTTAGGAGCGACCATGGAGATGAAATCTTCACAGTACTCGGATTCTGCTTCACAACTACTCATGTCAAATTACCTG AAGGTGCatgctctgaggaggaggagcagttgAGCAAAATCATGATGAGATACTGGGGCAACTTTGCTCGCACAGG gtctcCTAATGGGAAAGGTCTTGTCCATTGGCCAAAGTATGGAGCAGAAGAAGGCTACTTGGAAATTGGTGCAAAGGAGCAGGCAGCTGGTCAGCACTTGAAGAAGGACCAGTTTGTCCTCTTCACTCAGACCCTCCCGGAGAAGATCCGACAACTTAGTGAGAAGGAGCACAGCGAGCTGTAG